The genomic stretch CAGGGCATCGTCCGCGGCGTCCGTTCATCCGAAAACAGCAACTTTCGAGTATCGAGAATAGTGAGGTGACAGTGATGGAAGAAACCGCAAAACTGACTTTAGATGGAAAAACGTACGAATTGCCCGTCATCATAGATTCCGTGGGCGCGAAGGCCATCGATATTTCCAAGTTGAGACAACTGACCGGACACATCACCATCGACCCAGGTTTTGCCAACACCGCGAGCTGCATAAGCGCCATATCCCATGTGGACGGCGAAAAAGGCGTTCTTCAGTACAGGGGGATTCCGGTCGAGGAATTGGCCGAACACTCCACCTT from Deltaproteobacteria bacterium encodes the following:
- the gltA gene encoding citrate (Si)-synthase (type II enzyme; in Escherichia coli this enzyme forms a trimer of dimers which is allosterically inhibited by NADH and competitively inhibited by alpha-ketoglutarate; allosteric inhibition is lost when Cys206 is chemically modified which also affects hexamer formation; forms oxaloacetate and acetyl-CoA and water from citrate and coenzyme A; functions in TCA cycle, glyoxylate cycle and respiration; enzyme from Helicobacter pylori is not inhibited by NADH), yielding MEETAKLTLDGKTYELPVIIDSVGAKAIDISKLRQLTGHITIDPGFANTASCISAISHVDGEKGVLQYRGIPVEELAEHSTFVETAYLLINGRLPALAELNSFRVLLNDHSLVHEDMRIFFQNYPRRAHPMGILSSMVNALRSFYPELEGITEEEQI